A genomic segment from Psychrobacter sp. P2G3 encodes:
- a CDS encoding plasmid replication DNA-binding protein produces the protein MNISVTKAAKEWGVSRTTIYQKISNGELSRHSDKKIDPSEMLRVFGEPILKKRTERSVNSVQSTPLDSQSVQYNTDIEHQLALEKLKNEHLSQQVSDQKKLIENYQEQIAQLNKTLDKANASIQDFAQVRLLEFKKSEQSYEPPLEQEKEKTDDSTVATVEKKKRWWAF, from the coding sequence ATGAACATATCGGTGACAAAAGCGGCAAAAGAATGGGGGGTCTCAAGAACGACGATCTATCAGAAGATCAGTAATGGTGAGCTTTCCAGACATTCAGATAAGAAGATAGACCCATCTGAGATGTTACGCGTTTTTGGTGAGCCTATTTTAAAAAAACGTACTGAACGTTCAGTGAACAGTGTTCAAAGTACACCTCTGGACAGTCAAAGTGTTCAGTATAATACAGACATTGAACATCAATTAGCGCTTGAGAAGCTCAAAAACGAACACCTCAGCCAACAGGTGAGTGATCAAAAGAAGTTGATAGAGAATTATCAAGAGCAGATAGCACAGTTGAACAAAACGCTGGATAAAGCCAACGCCAGTATTCAGGATTTTGCACAAGTCAGATTACTAGAATTTAAAAAGTCTGAGCAGAGCTATGAGCCGCCACTTGAACAAGAGAAAGAAAAAACGGACGACTCAACCGTCGCTACGGTTGAGAAGAAAAAAAGGTGGTGGGCGTTTTAG
- a CDS encoding BrnT family toxin gives MEFEWDEQKNSSNQRKHGLSFEEAARVFFDPLCLRQQDRYENGEERWQALGAVNGVAVLLVAHTQKDSEGGEVIRIISARPATKIERRFYEQG, from the coding sequence ATTGAATTTGAATGGGATGAACAGAAAAATAGCAGTAATCAACGCAAACATGGCTTATCCTTTGAAGAAGCAGCTCGGGTATTTTTTGATCCTTTGTGTTTGCGTCAGCAAGATCGCTATGAAAATGGTGAAGAACGGTGGCAAGCGCTTGGTGCGGTGAATGGGGTGGCGGTATTACTGGTCGCTCATACTCAAAAAGATAGTGAGGGTGGTGAGGTTATTCGTATCATATCAGCACGACCTGCCACTAAGATTGAAAGGAGGTTTTATGAACAGGGTTAG